The Cetobacterium sp. ZOR0034 genomic sequence TCCTTTAGCTAAAAGTCCACCTTTTTGTTTTATATTAAATCTAAAATTACTTTTTAATAAATTGTTTGAAATGATTAATGCTTCTCCGAATAAGGCTCCATGTTTTGTTCCACCAATATAAAAAGAATCTAAAAGAGTAGCAAAATCTAAAAGAGTTAAATCGTTCTCTTTAGCAACTAGAGCTGATCCTAATCTAGCTCCATCCATATAAAATAGTAAATCATTTTCTCTACAGAATTGACTTAGTTCTTCTAATTCATTTTTTTGATAAATAGTACCAATCTCTGTAGGGTTTGAAATATAAACCAACTTAGGTTTAACTGCATGTTCACTAGAGTGAGCTTCAATAACCGGTTTGATATCCTCAACTCTTAATTTACCATCATTTACATTTACTGCAATAACTTTATGTCCAGTTGCTTCAATTGCACCAGTTTCATTTACAAAAATATGCCCAGTATTAGCAGAAATAACGGCTTCGTAAGGTCTTAAAAAGGCGGATATAGCAATCAGATTTGTTTGAGTACCACCAACAAGAAGATGAATATCAATATCCTCCTTATTAATTTTATTTTTTAAAATATGGATAGCTTCGTTAGTGAATTCATCTTCACCATATCCAGCTTGTTGAATTAGATTTGTTTCAATTAAGGTTTTTAATATATTAGGATGAACTCCTTCACTATAATCATTTTTAAAGCTGTACATTTGATCCTCCTTCATATTTAAATTTATTTATTGTGTTTATTTTAAATATAAAAGCTGTAAATGTCAAAGTGTTTTTCGAACATTTTATCTTTCAGGTTTATAATTAATAGGTGAACTTCTAAAAAAACCGTTTGTTTTTCGAACTTCAATCTCTATTCCTAAAAGTTCTTGAGCTATATGAGTCATATTTCTTAAAATGTTTGGTTCATAAATTTCAGAAACTTCTATTCCATTTTTTTTCTTTAAATCGACATAATTTTCCCAAAGGTGTTTTTTGATATTCTCTAATTCTGCTGGTTTTCTCAGTAGATTCAAAATTTCTAAAGTAATTTTTTCATAAGTTTCAGGAGATGCTTCTTCTTCTGATTTTAGAATCTCTCTTACTTCATCTCTTATATGAGTTCCTTCCTCTTCGTGTAATTCATAAAGAACATATTTTACTTTGTCCCAGATATCTTTTAAGATCTCTTTCGAATTTACGGTTTGCTCTTTTATCCAAACGAAAGCAACTAATCTTCTTTTCCAATCCCACCAACGAACAGGACTTTGTAAATCAATAGAGCTGATTAAAAAAACATTTTTTTGGAGTAGAAGAGCACCAAAAACTCCCGGAGGATTTCCAAGGCGTTGATTTTTTAAACTAGTTCTATAAACTCCACAAGAGGGACTTCCCTCCATAAAGATATAAGCGTCTATCTCAGCTCGCTCAAGAGTTTCAAGACAAGCTAAAGCTCCCTTTTTAATCATCTCGTTTCTATTTTGTCCCTCTTTATTTTTAATATTTGCACGACCTTCCCAGAAATCAAAACCATTTCCACCAGAAAGTTTAATACTCGGTCTAGGAACTCCCATACCACTCATGACCTCAGGACAAACAGGAGTCCAAATAAATTGTCCACGATCTCTTCCAAGATATTGAGTTAAATCTATTCCTTTTCCGTTATATCTAACTTTTGAACCGAATTGGC encodes the following:
- a CDS encoding low specificity L-threonine aldolase, with protein sequence MYSFKNDYSEGVHPNILKTLIETNLIQQAGYGEDEFTNEAIHILKNKINKEDIDIHLLVGGTQTNLIAISAFLRPYEAVISANTGHIFVNETGAIEATGHKVIAVNVNDGKLRVEDIKPVIEAHSSEHAVKPKLVYISNPTEIGTIYQKNELEELSQFCRENDLLFYMDGARLGSALVAKENDLTLLDFATLLDSFYIGGTKHGALFGEALIISNNLLKSNFRFNIKQKGGLLAKGRALGIQFSELFKNDLYLEVSTHANIMAEILHNGIKDLGFNFLINSPTNQLFPILPNKIIEKLEQDYSFYRWTKIDENNSAIRLVTSWATLETEVTKFIKVLKELKN
- a CDS encoding DUF523 domain-containing protein, whose protein sequence is MENLLKRKLKLGIAACQFGSKVRYNGKGIDLTQYLGRDRGQFIWTPVCPEVMSGMGVPRPSIKLSGGNGFDFWEGRANIKNKEGQNRNEMIKKGALACLETLERAEIDAYIFMEGSPSCGVYRTSLKNQRLGNPPGVFGALLLQKNVFLISSIDLQSPVRWWDWKRRLVAFVWIKEQTVNSKEILKDIWDKVKYVLYELHEEEGTHIRDEVREILKSEEEASPETYEKITLEILNLLRKPAELENIKKHLWENYVDLKKKNGIEVSEIYEPNILRNMTHIAQELLGIEIEVRKTNGFFRSSPINYKPER